Part of the Micromonospora tarapacensis genome is shown below.
CCCCGCCCGCCGAGTCACGTCGCCGGGCGGTCAGCCGACCGGGGCGAACCCGGGCAGCCAGCGTTCGAGGATGCCCCGGTAGGGGGCCTTGGCCTCCAGCTGGCACAGCACCCCGATCGACCCGAGCGTGACCCGGTGGATGAGCAGGTACGACGGTGGCAGGTTGAGCTGCCGGCCGAGTTGGTAGGCCGGTGAGCGGGGACTCGCCAGCCTGGTGGCCTCGGCGCGCAGCCAGGCCCGGGTGAACCGGAACTCGTCGGCGGCGATCGGCTCCAGCATCGGGCGCAGGAAGCCCAGCAGCGCGTGGGCGTCGATCGGCTCCTCGGTACTGACGAAACCCTCGTCCCGCAGTCCGGCCACCACCTCGTCGCCGTCGCCACGCAGAGCCAGTCCGGCGATCCGACCGATCGGTTCCGGCGTACCTTCCGGCATCCGCGCCACCGCGCCGAAGTCGACCACCCCGAGCCGGCCGTCGGGCAGCAGCCGGAAGTTGCCGGGGTGCGGGTCGGCGTGCAGCAGCCCTACCCGGGCCGGCGCGGAGAGGTGGAGGGTGGCCATCAGCCGTCCCGCCTCGTTGCGCTGCTCCTCGCTGCCGTCCCGGATGATGTCGGCGAGCGGCGTGCCCTCGATCCATTCGGTCACCAGAAGCCGGGGAGAGGCGAAGAAGACCGCCGGTACGAAGATCTCCGGGTCGTCTGCGTAGGCGGCGGCGAAGGCCCGCTGCGACTCCGCCTCCAGCTCGTAGTCCAGTTCTTCGGTGATCCGTTCGCGCAGCTCGGCGAGGAGCGGCTTGACGTCGAGCCCGGGCTGGATGGCGCGGAACATGCCGCCGAGCCGGGAGAGCTGCTTGAGGTCGGCGAGCAGGGCGTCGCCCGCTCCCGGGTACTGGATCTTCACGGCGGTGTCCCGGCCGCTGCCGTCCGGCAGCCGCCACACCGCGCGGTGCACCTGGCCGATGCTGGCCGCCGCCGCCGGGGAATCGTCGAAGCTCACGAACCGGTCCCGCCAGGCGGGACCCAACTGCTCGGCCAGCACCTTGTGCACGGTGGCCGCGGGCAGCGGCGGTGCGGCCTCCTGGAGCTTCGTCAGGGCCTGCCGGTATGGCGCGGCGATCTCCTCCGGCAGGGCGGCCTCGAAGACCGACAGCGCCTGGCCGAACTTCATCGCTCCGCCCTTGAGCTGGCCGAGGACGCTGAACAACTGCTCGGCGGTGCGCTGCTGGATCTCCGCGGAGATCACGTCGGAGGCGAGCCCGGTGACGCGCTTTCCCATGCCGAGGACGGTCCGTCCGGCGAAGCCGAGCGGCAGAGCGGCGAGCTTGGCGGTCCGGGACACGGCCCGGCGCGGGATGTCGGTCACGTGGTCATTGTTACCGACTCGGCCGGCCCGTTGCTGGAGTGCGGCCGGGCTGGCCCTCGTCCGCCGGCTACGGGCCGCACCGGCACCGGGGTGCGGCGGCCAGTGCCGGCGCCGGAGGCTGCCCGCCGCCACCTCGATCGCCCCGCCGAAGGTCTCCGGGGTTCCGCCGTCCAGCTGGGTGAGCGCCTCGGCGACGGCGTACCCGCTCGCCGCCAGCAGGGTGCTGGTGGCGCAGGCCGGTGCGACCGGATTGCCGGCGAGTTGGGCGGCGAGCATCGGCCAGCCCGGGTCCCGGTCGGCCCGGTGCAGGTCGAGACAGCGCAGGCAGGGACCGACCGGCGGGCGGACCAGCGGACCGATCGCCGGTGCTCCCTCCCTGACCTCCACCAGCAGGTGGGGTTGTCGCCGCTGGGCGTGACCGGCGGCCACCAGCGCGGCCGGCCGATCGGTGCCGAGCTGGATCACCAGGTCGGGGCGGGGCCGGCGGAGCGGCCCGGTCCCGGTGCCGGGCGCGGCCCGCGCAACCGCCGCCCGGACCGCCGCGCCGAGCGGTCGGCCGATCTCGCCGGCGCCGATTCCGCTGCCGACGAGGTCGACCGGGCGGACCGTCCCCGGCAGGTCAGGATGCACGTGCCCGACGCCGGCCTGGGCCAGTGCGACCGCGATGGCGGCGCCGAGCGGACCGGTGCCGGAGACCACCACGCGGGCGGCCAGGCGCCGCCGGAGCACCTGGGCCGGGGTGCCCGGCAGCCGGGCGGCGGCCAGCGCCAGCGCGCCGGCCTCCGCGGCGAGCCAGGTCCGTCGTGGCTCGGCGAGATCCCGGGGTAGGAGTGTGTGCGCCGGCACCACCAGGCCGGCGGCACACAGGGCGTCGAGCAGGGCGCGGGCGTGCTCCGGGCGGGCACCCGCCCCGGTCGTCCCGGCCAGCACCTGCCGCTCGCTACGGGTGCCGTCGAGCAGATCGAGCAGCCGGGCCGCCCGAGGGTCGGCCACCTCGACCAGGACGGCCCGCTCCTGGTGGAGCCCGAGTTGGAGCGTGTGCCGGTCGCGCCAGAATCGGCTGAGCCCGGGTAACAGGCGGGGACGGAGGGACGGCGAGCGCCCGGTGGACTGGGTCACGGGAACGAATAGTGACCGTGTCCGTGCTTTCCGTCGATCGTTGTCCACAGCCGGGCGCCCCCGGATCCTGGCCTGTCCACAGGATTCGGCGAGATATCCACAACCGGTCGGTAACAGAGTCGGTCGCCCGACAGTGACCGGGAGACGCGAAGGGGGGTGGTCGCCCACCACCCCCCTTCGCGGTACGCGTACGTCAGACCTTCGCCTTGCCCAGGATGCGGTTCACTGTTGTGCCACACACGGGACACTTGCCCTTGGCCATGTTCATACCGGTCTTCGAGACCTCCACGCGGCCCTCGAAATCCCGCTTCTCCTTGCACTTGACGCAGTAACCGTTGTAGGTCGTCTGGGCCTGGTCGGCCACGGTGTGCCTCCTCGTCTCGTCCACCGGTCGAAACCGACCTGGCGGGTTCCCGGCGGCGGTCG
Proteins encoded:
- a CDS encoding ABC1 kinase family protein; its protein translation is MTDIPRRAVSRTAKLAALPLGFAGRTVLGMGKRVTGLASDVISAEIQQRTAEQLFSVLGQLKGGAMKFGQALSVFEAALPEEIAAPYRQALTKLQEAAPPLPAATVHKVLAEQLGPAWRDRFVSFDDSPAAAASIGQVHRAVWRLPDGSGRDTAVKIQYPGAGDALLADLKQLSRLGGMFRAIQPGLDVKPLLAELRERITEELDYELEAESQRAFAAAYADDPEIFVPAVFFASPRLLVTEWIEGTPLADIIRDGSEEQRNEAGRLMATLHLSAPARVGLLHADPHPGNFRLLPDGRLGVVDFGAVARMPEGTPEPIGRIAGLALRGDGDEVVAGLRDEGFVSTEEPIDAHALLGFLRPMLEPIAADEFRFTRAWLRAEATRLASPRSPAYQLGRQLNLPPSYLLIHRVTLGSIGVLCQLEAKAPYRGILERWLPGFAPVG
- a CDS encoding DUF5679 domain-containing protein; the protein is MADQAQTTYNGYCVKCKEKRDFEGRVEVSKTGMNMAKGKCPVCGTTVNRILGKAKV